CCTCGGTGCCGGCCGCGAGGCGTTCCACGGCGTTCATCACGGCCCGCGGCCCGTGGGAGTCGCGGGAGAGGGAAGCATGCCGCACGGCGGCCCCTTCGAGGTAGACCTCGGGGCCGGACTCCGGGTGGACCACCATCCCGAACCGCAAGCCGCGGTAGACGCCGAGCGGGAAGCGGCGGGTCCGGGGGACGAGCTCGGGCGTCGAGTCGAGGCGACGGCCGAGCACGGCCTGGACTTCGTCGCGGCGGCACTGGCGGCCGTCGACGGTCACGGGGTCGTCCGCGTGCCTCGCCAGCGTGGCGAGGTCGGCCGTGAGGTCGGCCAGCCGCTTCGCATGCCGGGCGACGGTCTCGGGCAGGTCGCGGAGATTGCGGCGGGCCAAAAACTGCTCGTCGGCGTGGTGCTTCCGCAAGGTCGAGAGCCGCTGCAATTCCGCGTCCGCCTCGGCGAGCGTCAAGACGGCGGGGTTCCCCGAGGCGATGGCCTTCACCTCGGCGTACGACAACTCCTGCCCGCCGACGTCCTCGGCCCGGCGGCTGCCCGACTCGCCCGTGACGACCTGGGCGATGAACCGGGCCTTGGTCTCCAGGGCCTGCCACATATAGGCGTCGAACGAGCCCTCGGTCACGTACCGGAAGATTTGCACCTCCTCGTTCAGGTTGCCCTGCCGCAGAATCCGGCCCTCCCGCTGCTCGACCTCGGCGGGCTTCCACGGGGCGTCCAGGTGGTGCAACGCGACGAGCCTCCGCTGGACGTTGGTGCCGGTCCCCATCTTCTGCGTGCTGCCTATCAGGACCCGCACCGAGCCGTTCCTGACCTTCTCGAAGAGGACCTGGGTCTTGGCGTCGGTGTCCGCGTCGCCGACGGCGGCCATCTGGTCCCGCGGGACGCCGCAGGCGGCGAGCTTGGCGACGAGGTCGCCGTAGGCGGAATATCCCCACGGCGTCGGGTGGACGCCCATGTCGCAGAAGACGAGCTGCGTCCCGCGATTGTGTGCGGTGGCCCGCCAAATCGACTCGATGTTGGCGACCGCCGCGTTCACCTTCGAGGCCGGGAAATCCTGGGCCCGACTCGCGATGAGGCGGGCCTCCAAGGCGAGCTTCCGGCCGTCGGTCGTGATGGCCAGGGCGTTGTCCTCGCGGGGGTCGACCTTCTGCGAGCGAATCCGCTCGTAGCGGGCCACGAGGTGCTGCTGGACGCCCCGCTGCTCGTCGGACATCGGGCAGGCGACGATTTCGGCCTTGCCCCCCGCGAGCCGGGGGCGGGGGAGGTCGAGCATCTCGGCCGTCTGCACGTCCGAGAACGCCCGGAACATCTGCTGGAGTTCCGGCAGGTTGATGAACCGGGCGAACCGGCTGCGGGGCCTCAGGCTCGCCCCGTCCGGGGAAATCTCCATCACGTCGACGACCTCGCCGAACGTCGCGGCCCAGGCGTCGAAGTGCTCGATGCCCCGGCGTGAGAGCCCCTCGGGGTCGAGGAACCGCTGCATCGTGTACATCTCGACCATCGTGTTGCTGATGGGCGTGCCGGTGGCGAAGACGAGCCCGTGCCCGGGATGATTCTCGTGGAGGTATCGGCCCTTCATGAAGAGGTCGAACGCCCGCTCGCTGCCCCCCGTCTGGATGCCCGCGACCCTCTCCATCTTGGTGGGGGTTTCGAGGTTCTTGAAGTAATGGGCCTCGTCCACGAACAGGTGGTCGACGCCGAGCTCGTCGAAGACGAGCCCGTCGTCCTTCTTCTCCTCGGCGAGGAGTTCCTTGAGGCGGGCCTCGCGGCGGGCCTTCTGCTTTTCGATGGCCTTCGTCAAATTCCTGTGCACTCGCGAGGCGTCGCCGCGGGCCGAGTCGCGGAGGAGCTGGTCGTACTCGGCGATTTGCTCGCGGAGGAACCGGGCCTGGAAGCCGCGTGACATTCCGATGCGTTCGAATGAGCTGTGGGTGACGATGACGCCGTCCCACTCCCCGCTGGCCATCTTCGCGGTGAGCACCTTCCTCCGCTCGCGGGCGAGGTCGTCCTTCGCGGCGATGAGCAGCCGTGCGTTGGGATAGAGCTGCATGAACTCGCGGGCGAACTGCTCCAGCATGTGGTTCGGCACGACGTACATCGGCTTCTTCAAGAGGCCAGCGGCCCGCATCTTCATCCCGGTCGCGGCCATCGTGTAGGTCTTCCCGGCCCCGACGGCGTGGGCGAGCAGGGTGTTGCCGCCGCTCATCCCCCGCCAGACGGCGTCCTCCTGGTGGCGGTCCAGGGTGATGGTCCGATTCATGCCGGGGAAGTCGAGGTGCGAGCCGTCGAAGAGGCGAGGACGGAGGTTGTTGTAGGTGTCGTTGTAGATGCGGACGAGCCGCTCGGTCCGCTCCGGGTCGGCGAACGTCCAGGAGCGGAACCGCTCCTTGATTCGCTTCTGCTTCTCGCGGGCCGCGAGCGTCTCCTCCTGGTTGACCACGCGGGCCTCGCCGTCCGGGGTCTGGACGGTGTCCTGGACGAGGGGGGTCTTCAGGTTGAGGGCGAGTTCGAGCAGCAACGTCCCGTTGGCCCTCGCGGTGCCGAAGTCGGCGGTGGCGGCGACCGTCCGCTCGACCTGATAGTCGTAGTCGACGCTCCACACGGCGTCCTTCACGAGGTGGCCGACGCGGACGCATTTGGGCTCGACGCCGAAAAGGTGGGCGGCGAAGGCTTCGAGGTCCGACTCGGGAATCCACGGGGCCCCGAGGTTGGCGTCGATGTCGCCGGGAAGCACGTCCTCGGGCTGCACCGCACGCAACGACGCGACATTCCGAGCATACTCGGGGCCTGCAAGCTCCGCTCGTGCGAGCTTGGTGCGGACCTCGCCCGAGAGGTAGGCGTCGGCGGTCTCCCAGCCCAGCGTCGCCGGGTCCCTGTAGATGAGGTCGCCCAACTCCTCGACGGCCCGCTCCTGGGCGACCCCGTAGAGCTCGACGATGTAGGCGAGGTCGACCTTGCCCTTGTGGTCGAGGGAGACGAGGAGCCCCTCCTCGGCACTCCGCACGGCGGTGACGGGCGGGCGTTTCCCGACGACGTCCTTCTGCATGATGGCGGCGGGCGAAGCCGTGCCGCTGGCCTCGTCGTAGTGCTCGAGCGACATGACGAGCATGGCGTCCGGGTCTTCCCGGAACTTCGCGAGGTTCGGCATACGTCGCACGCTGACGCCGCCCGCCGTCTCGCCGAACGTGGTCTTGTTGATGGGGCCGTAGGCGGCCGCGAAGCGGTCGTAGGCCCGGTTGAGCTGGCGACGTGCCTCGTCCCGCTCGGGCTCGGGCCTTCCCTCGTTCTGCGATTTCAGGACGTTGCGGGCGTGGTCGCGAAGCTCGATGAGGGCGGCGAGCCTGCGGCCGACGAGCGTGCCGTCGGCCCGGAGCGTCGTGCCGCCGTAGCAGACGGCGACCCCTCGCCCGCCCGCCGACTGGCGGATGGAACGGTCGGGGCCGAGGAAGAAGCTCCCCTCGACGATGTGGTCGAGCGTCGGCGTCGGAGGGGCGGGGGGCGTGAACGTCGCGGCCCTGGGCTTGGCCGCAGGAATCGACGGCTCGAACCTCGGCAGTCGCTCGACGGCGAGCCTGAGCTGCTCGCCCAGGTCGCCGTTCGCGACGACGCTGTAGCCGTCGCCGCCGCCGTAGAGCCTATCCTTGCGGGACCAGTCGCCGAGCACCATCTCGGGATGATTGAGGAAGTAGCGGTTGACGCCGACCTCGGCCCCTTCGACTTCGAGCGTCCCGACTTCCAGCCAGGCCGGGTCGGCATGGTCGGGCGGCCCTTCAGGGGGTCTGCGGCGAAGGAAGACGATGTCCGTGACGACGCTCGTGCCCTCCTGCTTGAAGGCGTCCGATGGCAGGCGGACGGCCCCGAGGAAATCGGCCCTGGCGGCGAGGTGCTCGCGGGCCTCGGCGTTCCGCTTGTCGAGCGAGTAGTGGGTCGTGACGAGGGCGAGGACGCCGCCGGGCTTCAGGGCGTCGAGCGACTTCGCGAAGAAGTAATCGTGGAGCGAGAGCCGCATCTTGGCGTACTCGAACTTCACGTCGGCGAACGGCGGATTGCCGACGACGGCGTCGAGGCTCCCCTCGGGGAGCTTCGTGTCGCGGAAATTCTCGATGCGGATGTCATGGCCCGGATGGAGGGCCCTGGCGATGCGTCCCGAGACGCCGTCGAGCTCGACGCCGAGGAACCGCATCCCGGCGGGTGCGAGGCCCATGAAGCGGCCCGAGCCGCACCCCGGCTCCAGGACGGCGGCCCCCTTGGGGACGCCGAGTCGTTCGAGGGCGGCGAACATCGCGGCGACGACGACGGGGGACGTGTAGAAGGCGTTGAACGTGGTCCGCTTGGCACTCTCGTACTGCTCGGCGGTCAGGAGGGAGACGAGCTCCTCCCCGAGTGCCTCCCACGCGGGCGACTTGTAGGAACCGGTGACCGGGTCCGGGAAGAGGGAGAGGGCGACGGGGCCGAAGCCGCCGAAACGGGCGAGCGTCCGGCGTTCGACCTGGTCGGGGAGCCTCCGCTCCCGCTCGATTCGCCCGAGCGTGCGGACGGCCTCGAGGACGTCGAGGGCCTTGGCCTTCTCCCCGCCCGCGGGGCGGGCGGGGGGTGGGCCCGGCTCATGGTCCGCGGCCTCGTCCCCCGCGTCGACCGGCTTCGGTCGCGGGGGCGGGACGAGGTCGCCCAGGTTCGAGGGGGCGATTTCCTCGGGCGGGAGTGCGGGCCGCGGCGGTGCGACGGCGTCGAAGAACGCGAGCATCGGCTGGTCGGCCCGATTGCCGGAGCGTCCCCCGCCCGAGCGTGGTCGGGGGCCTGAGGGTGACGCTCCGGGACTCATGGCCCGGATTTAAGGCGATGCGTCGAGAAAGAACAAGGGTCCGAGATATGTGCGTTCGTATTCGAATCGATTTCCGGCTCGAAGGCTGTCGCCCATCGAATCCGGGCGACCCGAGAAGCACGTGCTCAGCCGAGACGGAGTCTTCCGACGGCCGGCTTATGTAGATACCGTGGATGCAGGCGAAATCGATATCGGGCCTTATGACAGAGCAGGTATGAAGCCATGTCGTCCGAGCTGGAGTGGCTGACCCGAAGGAACCGCATCGATACGCGACTCCGTGCCTGGGGCTGGGACGTCGTCCCTCACGGCCCGTCCTTCCAACCGGCCGAAGCCCATGCGAAGGCCGTCACCGAGTACCCGACCGCGAACGGCCCGGCCGACTACGCCCTCTTCGTGAACGGCCGAATCCTCGGGATTGTCGAGGCCAAGAAGGTCTCTCTCGGGCCGCAGAACGTGCTGGTCCAGGCCCAACGATACTCCGAGGGGGCGACGGACAACCCTCTTCAGTTCGGGTCCTATCGAGTCCCGTTCCTCTACTCGTCCAACGGCGAGGTCGTCTGGTTCCACGACGTCAGGAATCCGCTCGAACGCTCGCGGCGGGTCGCCGATTATCCGACGCCTTCGGGGCTCGAGGAGCGTCTCGCCCGCGATTTCGACGGCGACGTCCGGAAGCTGCTCGCCCTGCCGAACAACCACTCGCGGCTCCGTCCCTACCAAGTCGAGGCGAACGAAGCGGTCGAGAAGGCCGTCGCGGACCGCAAGCGGCAGATGCTCGTCGCGATGGCCACCGGCTGCGGCAAGACGTTCACGATGGTGAACCAGGCCTATCGGCTCATCAAGTCGGGGGTCGCCCGGCGGGTCCTGTTCCTCGTCGACAGGCGGGCCCTCGCCGCCCAGGCCGTGCGGGCGTTCGCAGGGTTCGAGCCCGAGCCCGGCTTGAAGTTCAACAAGATTTACGAGGTCTTCAGCCAGCGGTTCCGCAAGGAAGACTTCGAGGAGGACGGGAACGAGGAGAAGTTCGACCCGGAAGTCCTCCCGTCGTCCTATCTCCTCAGCCCTACGGGCGGGCATGCGTTCGTCTATGTATGCACAATCCAGCGGATGGCGATAAACCTCCTCGGCCGGGCCGCGGCGTTCGAGGAGGGGGACGAGGTGCGGGACGTCGAGGAGGCCGACAAGCTCGACATCCCGACCCACGCGTTCGATTGCATCATCGCCGATGAATGCCACCGTGGTTACACCTCCGCGGAACTCTCGACCTGGCGGACCGTGCTCGATTACTTCGACGCGGTGAAGGTCGGGCTCACGGCCACGCCCGCGGCCCACACCACGGCCTACTTCACCGACGTGGTCTATCGCTACGAATACCGGCGGGCGGTCGAGGAGGGCTACCTCGTCGATTACGACGCGGTCGCCGTCGACTCGGACATCCGCATG
This genomic window from Paludisphaera mucosa contains:
- a CDS encoding DEAD/DEAH box helicase family protein, translated to MLAFFDAVAPPRPALPPEEIAPSNLGDLVPPPRPKPVDAGDEAADHEPGPPPARPAGGEKAKALDVLEAVRTLGRIERERRLPDQVERRTLARFGGFGPVALSLFPDPVTGSYKSPAWEALGEELVSLLTAEQYESAKRTTFNAFYTSPVVVAAMFAALERLGVPKGAAVLEPGCGSGRFMGLAPAGMRFLGVELDGVSGRIARALHPGHDIRIENFRDTKLPEGSLDAVVGNPPFADVKFEYAKMRLSLHDYFFAKSLDALKPGGVLALVTTHYSLDKRNAEAREHLAARADFLGAVRLPSDAFKQEGTSVVTDIVFLRRRPPEGPPDHADPAWLEVGTLEVEGAEVGVNRYFLNHPEMVLGDWSRKDRLYGGGDGYSVVANGDLGEQLRLAVERLPRFEPSIPAAKPRAATFTPPAPPTPTLDHIVEGSFFLGPDRSIRQSAGGRGVAVCYGGTTLRADGTLVGRRLAALIELRDHARNVLKSQNEGRPEPERDEARRQLNRAYDRFAAAYGPINKTTFGETAGGVSVRRMPNLAKFREDPDAMLVMSLEHYDEASGTASPAAIMQKDVVGKRPPVTAVRSAEEGLLVSLDHKGKVDLAYIVELYGVAQERAVEELGDLIYRDPATLGWETADAYLSGEVRTKLARAELAGPEYARNVASLRAVQPEDVLPGDIDANLGAPWIPESDLEAFAAHLFGVEPKCVRVGHLVKDAVWSVDYDYQVERTVAATADFGTARANGTLLLELALNLKTPLVQDTVQTPDGEARVVNQEETLAAREKQKRIKERFRSWTFADPERTERLVRIYNDTYNNLRPRLFDGSHLDFPGMNRTITLDRHQEDAVWRGMSGGNTLLAHAVGAGKTYTMAATGMKMRAAGLLKKPMYVVPNHMLEQFAREFMQLYPNARLLIAAKDDLARERRKVLTAKMASGEWDGVIVTHSSFERIGMSRGFQARFLREQIAEYDQLLRDSARGDASRVHRNLTKAIEKQKARREARLKELLAEEKKDDGLVFDELGVDHLFVDEAHYFKNLETPTKMERVAGIQTGGSERAFDLFMKGRYLHENHPGHGLVFATGTPISNTMVEMYTMQRFLDPEGLSRRGIEHFDAWAATFGEVVDVMEISPDGASLRPRSRFARFINLPELQQMFRAFSDVQTAEMLDLPRPRLAGGKAEIVACPMSDEQRGVQQHLVARYERIRSQKVDPREDNALAITTDGRKLALEARLIASRAQDFPASKVNAAVANIESIWRATAHNRGTQLVFCDMGVHPTPWGYSAYGDLVAKLAACGVPRDQMAAVGDADTDAKTQVLFEKVRNGSVRVLIGSTQKMGTGTNVQRRLVALHHLDAPWKPAEVEQREGRILRQGNLNEEVQIFRYVTEGSFDAYMWQALETKARFIAQVVTGESGSRRAEDVGGQELSYAEVKAIASGNPAVLTLAEADAELQRLSTLRKHHADEQFLARRNLRDLPETVARHAKRLADLTADLATLARHADDPVTVDGRQCRRDEVQAVLGRRLDSTPELVPRTRRFPLGVYRGLRFGMVVHPESGPEVYLEGAAVRHASLSRDSHGPRAVMNAVERLAAGTEGQRASAQSELALAEGQRRDYQDRLGRPFRHDAYFAELAGLRDLLKVALAGTPPDPDAAPLPTAGELAERVQVLKESQSLDATPPPSRGARTSTGERPVTARIRGRRGVVVPGGTEDEAEARVEPVASGGTTEPSPVAAVLAGTAASSPLPARAPAMLEVRDRGRLKQKRLF